A single region of the Malaclemys terrapin pileata isolate rMalTer1 chromosome 2, rMalTer1.hap1, whole genome shotgun sequence genome encodes:
- the TYMS gene encoding thymidylate synthase: MPEQQRPASPPHGELQYLGQVEHVLQRGHRKEDRTGTGTISAFGLQARYSLRDQFPLLTTKRVFWKGVLEELLWFIKGSTNAKELSAKGVKIWDANGSRKFLDKQGFTDRTEGDLGPVYGFQWRHFGAEYKDMNTDYSGQGVDQLQNVIDTIKNNPDDRRIIMCAWNPKDISLMALPPCHALCQFYVLNGELSCQLYQRSGDMGLGVPFNIASYSLLTYMIAHVTGLKPGEFIHTLGDAHIYLNHVEPLKIQLQREPRPFPKLKILRKIENISDFKVDDFQIEDYNPHPAIKMEMAV; encoded by the exons ATGCCCGAGCAGCAGCGCCCGGCGTCCCCGCCGCACGGGGAGCTGCAGTACCTGGGGCAGGTCGAGCACGTCCTGCAGCGCGGCCACCGGAAGGAGGATCGGACCGGGACCGGCACCATCTCCGCGTTCGGACTGCAGGCGCGGTACAGCCTGAGAG ATCAGTTTCCTTTGCTGACGACAAAACGAGTGTTCTGGAAGGGAGTGCTGGAAGAGCTGCTATGGTTTATCAAG GGTTCAACAAATGCTAAAGAGCTCTCTGCAAAAGGAGTGAAGATTTGGGATGCCAATGGATCACGTAAATTCTTGGATAAACAAGGTTTCACTGACAGAACAGAAGGGGATTTGGGACCAGTGTATGGTTTCCAGTGGAGACACTTTGGAGCTGAATACAAAGATATGAATACAG ATTACTCAGGCCAAGGAGTGGACCAGCTGCAGAATGTAATCGACACAATCAAAAACAATCCAGATGACAGAAGAATCATCATGTGTGCTTGGAATCCCAAAG ATATTTCACTAATGGCTTTGCCTCCTTGCCATGCTCTGTGCCAGTTTTATGTTCTAAATGGTGAACTGTCTTGCCAGTTGTATCAGAGATCTGGAGACATGGGACTGGGGGTGCCTTTCAATATCGCCAGCTATTCACTGCTCACATATATGATTGCCCATGTCACAGGCCTGAAG CCTGGTGAATTCATACACACACTAGGAGATGCTCATATATATCTGAATCATGTTGAACCTTTGAAAATTCAA CTTCAGAGGGAACCACGACCTTTCCCAAAACTCAAAATTCTTCGTAAAATTGAAAATATCAGTGACTTCAAAGTAGATGACTTTCAGATTGAAGACTATAACCCACATCCAGCTATTAAAATGGAGATGGCTGTTTAA